GCACACAATTATAATTTTAAAGGCTTTTAATGCTAGGTAGAACACATATTAGCTTTGGACTTGGACTTGGCGCGGGCGGAATCGTATGTTTCAATACCATGACAAATACTCCATTAAATGGCACAGATTTAGGAATTCTTTATGGAGCAGTGGCTCTTGGCTCTCTTTTGCCAGATATTGATGAACCAAGCTCTTTACTTGGCAAAAAAACCTTAGGTGTTTCTAATCTCATTCAATCTATTTTTGGACATCGCGGCTTTACACACAGCCTCTGCTTTGTCGTCCTGCTTGGAATCTTATTACTCCTTTTAGGTGCATTAGACAAAAATCTTTGGAATGAGATTCCATTTGTCGCAGAGTTTGCCAAAGCATTTGGCGGTATTATACAAGCCCAAAATATAGAAATCTTTGGAATTGGCTTGTTACT
The genomic region above belongs to Helicobacter ganmani and contains:
- a CDS encoding metal-dependent hydrolase, which gives rise to MLGRTHISFGLGLGAGGIVCFNTMTNTPLNGTDLGILYGAVALGSLLPDIDEPSSLLGKKTLGVSNLIQSIFGHRGFTHSLCFVVLLGILLLLLGALDKNLWNEIPFVAEFAKAFGGIIQAQNIEIFGIGLLLGCIFHLIGDMMTLSGVPLLLPFTSRKFHITPNFMRFKTGGTPDKLITALSLGIFGYLNLELLGFSTNLKGYFPF